A region from the Mustela erminea isolate mMusErm1 chromosome 10, mMusErm1.Pri, whole genome shotgun sequence genome encodes:
- the SARS1 gene encoding serine--tRNA ligase, cytoplasmic, with the protein MVLDLDLFRVDKGGDPALIRETQEKRFKDPGLVDQLVKADGEWRRCRFRADNLNKLKNLCSKTIGEKMKKKEPVGDESIPEDVLNLDDLTVDTLANLKVSQIKKVRLLIDEAILKCDAERIKLEAERFENLREIGNLLHPSVPISNDEDADNKVERIWGDCTVRKKYSHVDLVVMVDGFEGEKGAVVAGSRGYFLKGVLVFLEQALIQYALRTLGSRGYTPIYTPFFMRKEVMQEVAQLSQFDEELYKVIGKGSEKSDDNSYDEKYLIATSEQPIAALHRDEWLRPEDLPIKYAGLSTCFRQEVGSHGRDTRGIFRVHQFEKIEQFVYSSPHDNKSWEMFEEMISTAEDFYQSLGIPYHIVNIVSGSLNHAASKKLDLEAWFPGSGAFRELVSCSNCTDYQARRLRIRYGQTKKMMDKVEFVHMLNATMCATTRTICAILENYQTEEGIVVPEKLREFMPPGLQELIPFVKPAPIDQEPSKKQKKQHEGSKKKGAAKDVPLENRLQNMEVTNS; encoded by the exons ATGGTGCTGGATCTCGATTTGTTTCGGGTAGATAAAGGAGGGGACCCAGCCCTCATCCGAGAGACTCAGGAGAAGCGCTTCAAAGACCCGGGACTAGTAGATCAGCTGGTGAAGGCAGACGGAGAGTGGCGACGAT GCAGATTTCGGGCAGACAACTTGAACAAGCTGAAGAACCTGTGCAGCAAGACAATTGGAGAGAAAATGAAG AAAAAAGAGCCAGTGGGAGATGAGTCCATTCCAGAGGATGTATTAAATCTCGATGACCTCACTGTAGACACTTTAGCT AACCTGAAAGTCTCACAAATCAAAAAAGTCCGACTCCTCATTGATGAGGCCATCCTAAAATGTGATGCCGAGCGGATAAAACTGGAAGCAGAGCGGTTTGAGAACCTCCGAGAGATCGGGAACCTCCTGCATCCCTCCGTGCCCATCAGCAATGATGAG GATGCTGACAACAAAGTAGAGAGGATCTGGGGCGATTGTACAGTCAGGAAGAAGTACTCTCATGTGGACCTCGTGGTGATGGTAGATGGCTTTGAAGGTGAAAAGGGGGCCGTGGTGGCTGGAAGTCGAGGCTATTTCCTGAAG GGTGTCCTGGTATTCCTGGAACAGGCGCTCATCCAGTATGCCCTTCGCACCTTGGGGAGTCGGGGCTACACCCCCATTTATACCCCCTTTTTCATGAGGAAGGAGGTCATGCAGGAAGTGGCGCAGCTCAGCCAGTTTGATGAAGAACTCTATAAG gtgATTGGCAAAGGCAGTGAAAAGTCTGATGACAACTCCTATGATGAGAAATATCTGATTGCCACCTCCGAGCAGCCCATTGCTGCTCTGCACCGGGACGAGTGGCTGCGGCCCGAGGATTTGCCAATCAAATATGCCGGCCTGTCTACCTGCTTTCGCCAGGAGGTGGGCTCCCACGGCCGAGACACCCGCGGCATCTTCCGAGTCCATCAGTTTGAGAAG ATCGAACAGTTTGTCTACTCATCACCACACGACAACAAGTCATGGGAGATGTTTGAAGAGATGATTAGTACCGCAGAAGACTTCTACCAGTCTTTGGGGATCCCTTACCACATTGTGAATATTGTCTCAG GTTCTTTGAATCATGCTGCCAGTAAGAAGCTTGACCTGGAGGCCTGGTTTCCAGGCTCGGGAGCCTTCCGTGAGTTAGTCTCCTGTTCTAACTGCACAGACTATCAGGCTCGCCGGCTCCGAATCCGATATGGGCAAACCAAGAAGATGATGGACAAG GTGGAGTTTGTCCATATGCTCAATGCGACGATGTGTGCCACCACCCGCACCATCTGCGCCATCCTGGAGAACTACCAGACAGAGGAGGGCATCGTCGTGCCTGAGAAGCTGAGGGAGTTCATGCCGCCCG GTCTCCAAGAACTGATCCCCTTTGTGAAGCCCGCACCCATTGACCAGGAGCCatcaaagaagcaaaagaagCAGCATGAGGGCAGCAAAAAGAAAGGGGCAGCCAAAGATGTCCCCCTAGAAAACCGGCTGCAGAACATGGAAGTCACCAATTCCTGA